A single Agromyces sp. CF514 DNA region contains:
- the ligD gene encoding non-homologous end-joining DNA ligase — protein MAGEAAQLTVPGPEGERQVRVSSPSRVLWPDVGITKLELAEYLVAVGGPFIEANGDRPVSLQRFPEGVDGEQFFSKNPPRGAPDWLRSVTVTYPSGRRHPQVVLDEPAGAVWAAQMNTVVFHPWASRAENTDNPDQLRIDLDPQPGTGFAEAVPIALALRDLLDEVGLTGFVKTSGSRGIHVFAPIEPEHEFLDVRHAVIALGRELERRLPDLVTTNWWKEERGDRIFIDYNQANRDRTMAGAYSPRPLAHAPVSCPLEWSELETTDPAAHTIRTVPRRLAERGDPWAGMHDRPGRLTTLLGWWQRDLDDGLGELPFPPDFPKMPGEPMRVQPSRARHDDAAEPGGAD, from the coding sequence ACAGCTCACCGTTCCCGGACCCGAGGGCGAGCGCCAGGTGCGCGTCTCGTCGCCGTCGCGCGTGCTCTGGCCCGACGTGGGCATCACGAAGCTCGAACTTGCCGAATACCTCGTCGCGGTCGGCGGGCCGTTCATCGAGGCCAACGGCGATCGCCCGGTGTCGCTCCAGCGGTTCCCCGAGGGGGTCGACGGCGAGCAGTTCTTCTCGAAGAACCCGCCGCGCGGCGCCCCCGACTGGCTGCGATCCGTCACCGTGACGTACCCGAGCGGCCGCCGGCATCCGCAGGTCGTGCTCGATGAGCCCGCTGGCGCGGTCTGGGCCGCGCAGATGAACACGGTCGTGTTCCACCCCTGGGCCTCACGCGCGGAGAACACCGACAACCCCGACCAGCTGCGCATCGACCTCGACCCGCAACCGGGTACGGGGTTCGCCGAGGCGGTGCCGATCGCGCTCGCCCTGCGCGACCTGCTCGACGAGGTCGGGCTCACCGGATTCGTGAAGACCTCGGGCAGCCGCGGCATCCACGTGTTCGCACCGATCGAGCCCGAGCACGAGTTCCTCGACGTGCGGCACGCGGTCATCGCACTCGGCCGCGAGCTCGAGCGGCGCCTGCCCGACCTCGTCACCACCAACTGGTGGAAGGAGGAGCGCGGCGACCGCATCTTCATCGACTACAACCAGGCCAACCGCGACCGCACCATGGCGGGCGCGTACAGCCCTCGACCCCTCGCGCACGCGCCCGTCTCGTGCCCGCTCGAGTGGTCCGAGCTCGAGACGACCGATCCCGCCGCGCACACGATCCGCACGGTGCCCCGGCGACTCGCCGAGCGCGGCGACCCGTGGGCGGGCATGCACGATCGCCCCGGCCGACTCACGACGCTGCTCGGGTGGTGGCAGCGGGACCTCGACGACGGGCTCGGCGAGCTCCCGTTCCCGCCCGACTTCCCGAAGATGCCCGGCGAGCCGATGCGCGTGCAGCCGAGCCGGGCCAGGCACGACGACGCCGCCGAGCCCGGCGGAGCGGACTGA